Proteins encoded in a region of the Streptomyces sp. NBC_00513 genome:
- a CDS encoding ABC transporter ATP-binding protein → MASVTFDKATRLYPGGDKPAVDQLQLEIEDGEFLVLVGPSGCGKSTSLRMLAGLEDVNGGSIRIGDRDVTHLPPKDRDIAMVFQNYALYPHMSVADNMGFALKIAGEDKATIRRKVEDAAKMLDLTQYLDRKPKALSGGQRQRVAMGRAIVRKPQVFLMDEPLSNLDAKLRVSTRTQIAALQRDLGITTVYVTHDQVEAMTMGDRVAVLKDGLLQQVDTPRNMYDRPVNLFVAGFIGSPAMNLVEVPITDGGVKFGDSVVPVSREALSAAADAGDRTVTVGVRPEHFDIGDTGGLTITVNVVEELGADGYVYGSTSEAEGKQDIVVRVNGRQVPEKGSTLHVVPRGGEIHVFSTSSGARLSD, encoded by the coding sequence ATGGCTTCTGTCACTTTCGACAAGGCGACCCGGCTGTACCCCGGCGGCGACAAGCCCGCCGTGGACCAGCTCCAGCTGGAGATCGAGGACGGCGAGTTCCTCGTCCTCGTCGGCCCCTCCGGCTGCGGCAAGTCCACCTCGCTGCGCATGCTCGCCGGCCTGGAGGACGTCAACGGCGGTTCCATCCGCATCGGTGACCGCGACGTCACGCACCTGCCGCCCAAGGACCGGGACATCGCGATGGTGTTCCAGAACTACGCGCTCTACCCGCACATGTCCGTCGCCGACAACATGGGCTTCGCGCTCAAGATCGCCGGCGAGGACAAGGCGACCATCCGCCGCAAGGTGGAGGACGCGGCGAAGATGCTGGACCTCACCCAGTACCTCGACCGCAAGCCGAAGGCCCTCTCCGGCGGCCAGCGCCAGCGCGTCGCGATGGGTCGGGCGATCGTCCGCAAGCCGCAGGTCTTCCTGATGGACGAGCCGCTGTCGAACCTGGACGCCAAGCTCCGCGTGTCCACCCGTACGCAGATCGCCGCCCTCCAGCGCGACCTGGGCATCACCACCGTCTACGTCACCCACGACCAGGTCGAGGCCATGACGATGGGCGACCGCGTCGCGGTCCTCAAGGACGGCCTGCTCCAGCAGGTGGACACCCCCCGCAACATGTACGACCGCCCCGTGAACCTCTTCGTCGCCGGCTTCATCGGCTCGCCCGCCATGAACCTGGTCGAGGTCCCGATCACCGACGGCGGCGTGAAGTTCGGCGACAGCGTCGTCCCGGTGTCGCGCGAGGCGCTGTCCGCCGCCGCCGACGCGGGCGACCGCACCGTCACGGTGGGCGTCCGCCCCGAGCACTTCGACATCGGCGACACGGGCGGCCTGACCATCACCGTGAACGTGGTCGAGGAGCTCGGCGCCGACGGCTACGTCTACGGCTCGACCTCCGAGGCCGAGGGCAAGCAGGACATCGTGGTCCGCGTGAACGGCCGCCAGGTCCCGGAGAAGGGCTCGACCCTGCACGTGGTGCCGCGCGGCGGCGAGATCCACGTGTTCTCGACGTCCTCGGGCGCCCGCCTCTCCGACTGA
- a CDS encoding FAD-binding oxidoreductase — protein sequence MTINGGISFWHATDAGAPRPPRTPLTGDATADVVIVGGGYTGLWTAYHLKTSAPDLRVTVLEQKTCGYGASGRNGGWLYNGVAGRDRYAELHGHDAARRLQRAMNDTVTEVIRTAAKEGIDADIHHGGVLEVARTPAQLARLKAFHAAELAFGESDRELYDATDTRARVDIADAVGSSWSPHGARVHPLKLVLGLAAACERLGVVIHESTPVTDIAPGRAVTAHGTVRAPYVLRCTEGFTAALKGQKRSWLPMNSSMIATAPLAPEVWDSLAWSGREVLGDMAHAYMYAQRTADDRIAIGGRGAPYRFASRAAGAENTGSTDPATVTALTTLLTSFFPRLAGTEITHAWSGVLGVPRDWCAGVTLDRLTGLGWAGGYVGSGVATSHLAARTLRDLVLGDSTELTTLPWVDHRVRRWEPEPFRWLGVHALYAAYRQADRRESATGTPNTTALARLANRVSGRH from the coding sequence ATGACGATCAACGGCGGAATCTCCTTCTGGCACGCGACGGACGCCGGCGCCCCCCGGCCGCCCCGCACCCCCCTCACCGGCGACGCCACGGCCGACGTCGTCATCGTCGGCGGCGGCTACACCGGCCTGTGGACCGCCTACCACCTCAAGACCTCCGCACCCGACCTCCGCGTCACCGTCCTGGAGCAGAAGACCTGCGGCTACGGGGCCTCCGGCCGCAACGGCGGCTGGCTCTACAACGGTGTCGCCGGCCGCGACCGCTACGCCGAACTCCACGGCCACGACGCCGCGCGCCGCCTCCAGCGGGCCATGAACGACACCGTCACCGAGGTCATCCGCACCGCCGCCAAGGAGGGCATCGACGCCGACATCCACCACGGCGGCGTCCTCGAAGTCGCCCGCACCCCCGCCCAACTGGCCCGCCTCAAGGCCTTCCACGCCGCCGAGCTCGCCTTCGGCGAGAGCGACCGCGAGCTGTACGACGCCACCGACACCCGGGCCCGCGTCGACATCGCCGACGCCGTGGGCTCCAGTTGGTCCCCGCACGGCGCCCGCGTCCACCCCCTGAAGCTCGTCCTGGGCCTGGCCGCCGCCTGCGAACGGCTGGGCGTCGTCATCCACGAGTCCACCCCCGTCACCGACATCGCCCCCGGCCGGGCCGTCACCGCCCACGGCACCGTCCGGGCCCCGTACGTACTGCGCTGCACGGAGGGCTTCACGGCCGCCCTCAAGGGCCAGAAGCGGTCCTGGCTCCCGATGAACTCCTCGATGATCGCGACGGCCCCGCTGGCGCCCGAGGTCTGGGACTCCCTCGCCTGGTCCGGCCGGGAGGTGCTGGGCGACATGGCCCACGCCTACATGTACGCCCAGCGCACCGCCGACGACCGCATCGCGATCGGCGGCCGCGGCGCCCCGTACCGCTTCGCCTCGCGCGCGGCCGGCGCCGAGAACACGGGCAGCACCGACCCCGCCACCGTCACCGCCCTCACCACGCTCCTGACCTCCTTCTTCCCGCGGCTGGCCGGTACGGAGATCACCCACGCGTGGTCCGGTGTACTCGGCGTCCCCCGCGACTGGTGCGCCGGCGTGACCCTGGACCGCCTCACGGGTCTCGGCTGGGCCGGCGGCTACGTCGGCTCCGGCGTGGCCACCTCCCACCTCGCCGCCCGCACCCTGCGCGACCTCGTCCTGGGCGACTCCACGGAGCTGACCACCCTCCCCTGGGTCGACCACCGCGTCCGCCGCTGGGAGCCGGAGCCCTTCCGCTGGCTCGGCGTCCACGCCCTGTACGCCGCCTACCGCCAGGCGGACCGCCGCGAGAGCGCCACCGGCACCCCGAACACCACCGCCCTGGCCCGCCTCGCGAACCGCGTGTCGGGCCGCCACTGA
- a CDS encoding methyltransferase domain-containing protein, whose translation MTVSDRYRKAWDGFWEQSNGEAGEAFWDADASLTAERDIALLTPHADPALPLADLGCGNGTQTRHLATRFAVVVGVDLCAAAVAHARRADPAGTATYEQLNLADDAQAHALHDRLGDTHVYMRAVLHQSDPEDRPAVAASVATLVGDRGRALVLEPTGEAKAVLQDHAERTGGPSPKLRRVKEHDLRPGEVAEGEIAGLLRDAGLHVLDEGATALAMSETGADGTPVMLPARWFVAGRRP comes from the coding sequence ATGACCGTGTCCGACCGCTACCGCAAGGCCTGGGACGGCTTCTGGGAGCAGAGCAACGGCGAAGCGGGCGAAGCGTTCTGGGACGCGGACGCCTCCCTGACCGCCGAACGGGACATCGCCCTCCTCACCCCCCACGCCGACCCCGCCCTGCCCCTCGCGGACCTCGGCTGCGGGAACGGCACCCAGACCCGCCACCTCGCCACCCGGTTCGCCGTCGTCGTCGGCGTCGACCTGTGCGCGGCGGCCGTCGCGCACGCCCGCCGCGCCGACCCGGCGGGCACCGCCACGTACGAGCAGCTGAACCTGGCCGACGACGCCCAGGCCCACGCCCTCCACGACCGGCTCGGCGACACCCACGTCTACATGCGGGCCGTCCTGCACCAGAGCGACCCCGAGGACCGGCCGGCGGTCGCCGCGTCCGTCGCCACCCTCGTCGGGGACCGCGGCCGGGCGCTGGTCCTGGAACCGACCGGCGAGGCGAAGGCCGTCCTCCAGGACCACGCCGAACGGACCGGCGGGCCCTCCCCGAAACTGCGCCGCGTCAAGGAACACGACCTGCGGCCCGGCGAGGTCGCCGAGGGCGAGATCGCCGGGCTGCTGCGCGACGCCGGCCTGCACGTCCTCGACGAGGGCGCGACGGCCCTGGCGATGAGCGAGACCGGCGCCGACGGCACCCCCGTGATGCTCCCCGCCCGCTGGTTCGTGGCCGGCCGCCGCCCCTGA
- a CDS encoding aminoglycoside phosphotransferase family protein: MVEIPTGLVEAQIRYNGDAGREFIAVLPARAAEFLERWELTRTGPGLHGVTALVLPVERSDGTPAALKLQALDEESAGEHLALRAWGGDGSVRLLDHDASTGTMLLERLDSDRHLSVLAARDVRQAVRVIAELLARLTALPAPAGLRGLGDVAGAMLADVPAALGRVDERGRGVLRNCAAAVAEVMGEPGDRLLHWDLHYDNVLAGGREPWLAIDPKPLSGDPAFDLMPAIGDHFAADDVWWRLDLMTEVMGLDRDRARAWTLGRVLQNCLWDVEDEEPLQEEQLVTAELLLAGRRVG; the protein is encoded by the coding sequence ATGGTGGAGATTCCGACCGGATTGGTCGAGGCCCAGATCAGGTACAACGGCGACGCGGGGCGGGAGTTCATCGCCGTGTTGCCGGCGCGGGCGGCGGAGTTCCTGGAGCGGTGGGAGCTGACGCGGACGGGCCCGGGGCTGCACGGGGTGACGGCGTTGGTGCTTCCGGTGGAGCGGTCCGACGGCACACCGGCCGCGCTGAAGTTGCAGGCGTTGGACGAGGAGAGCGCGGGGGAGCACCTCGCGCTGCGGGCGTGGGGCGGGGACGGCAGCGTACGGCTGCTGGACCACGACGCGTCGACGGGCACGATGCTGCTGGAACGGCTGGACTCGGACCGGCACCTGTCGGTGCTCGCCGCCCGGGACGTGCGGCAGGCGGTACGGGTGATCGCGGAACTGTTGGCGCGGTTGACGGCCCTGCCGGCCCCGGCGGGACTGCGCGGCCTGGGCGACGTGGCGGGCGCGATGCTGGCGGACGTGCCCGCCGCGCTCGGGCGGGTGGACGAGCGGGGGCGCGGGGTGCTGCGGAACTGCGCGGCGGCGGTGGCGGAGGTGATGGGGGAGCCGGGGGATCGGCTGCTCCACTGGGACCTGCACTACGACAACGTGCTCGCGGGCGGGCGGGAGCCGTGGTTGGCGATCGACCCGAAGCCGCTGTCCGGCGATCCGGCGTTCGACCTGATGCCGGCGATCGGCGACCACTTCGCGGCGGACGACGTGTGGTGGCGCCTCGACCTGATGACGGAGGTGATGGGCCTGGACCGGGATCGGGCTCGGGCCTGGACGTTGGGGCGGGTGTTGCAGAACTGCCTGTGGGACGTGGAGGACGAGGAGCCCTTGCAGGAGGAGCAGTTGGTGACCGCCGAACTGCTGTTGGCCGGCCGCCGGGTGGGGTGA
- a CDS encoding zinc-binding dehydrogenase → MNAVRLHAFGPAENLTYERVPVPVPAPGQVRIAVAAAGVHLLDTALRQGVQGPAPALPELPTVPGREVAGTVDALGPGTDPAWLGREVVVHLGFAPGGYAEYAVAAADRLHPVPPGLDAARAVAMIGTGRTTLGILGFADLGPGSVAVVTAAAGGIGTLLVQYAKNAGATVVALAGGSVKAGLAHANGADLALDYNDPGWAEAVRAHHPGGVDVVFDSVGGAVARAALDLLAPGGRRLVFGWSGGELTLTDAEHAALTARSVTSEVVLGPAMMRRVGDPDPIRALETRALAEAAAGRLRPSIQRYPLSRAAAAHDALVSRDTTGKVVLVP, encoded by the coding sequence ATGAACGCCGTGCGCCTGCACGCCTTCGGCCCCGCCGAGAACCTCACCTACGAGCGCGTGCCCGTACCCGTGCCCGCCCCCGGGCAGGTCCGGATCGCCGTCGCCGCCGCCGGTGTCCACCTCCTCGACACCGCGCTCCGCCAGGGCGTCCAGGGGCCGGCCCCCGCCCTCCCCGAGCTTCCGACCGTCCCCGGCCGGGAGGTCGCCGGCACCGTCGACGCCCTGGGGCCCGGCACCGATCCCGCCTGGCTCGGGCGCGAGGTCGTCGTCCACCTCGGGTTCGCCCCCGGCGGGTACGCCGAGTACGCGGTCGCCGCCGCCGACCGGCTGCACCCCGTACCACCGGGCCTCGACGCCGCCCGGGCCGTCGCCATGATCGGGACCGGCCGCACCACCCTGGGGATCCTCGGGTTCGCCGACCTCGGACCGGGCTCCGTCGCGGTCGTCACGGCCGCCGCCGGCGGCATCGGCACGCTGCTCGTGCAGTACGCGAAGAACGCGGGCGCCACCGTCGTCGCCCTCGCCGGTGGTTCCGTCAAGGCGGGCCTGGCCCACGCCAACGGCGCCGACCTCGCCCTCGACTACAACGACCCCGGTTGGGCGGAGGCCGTACGCGCCCACCACCCCGGCGGGGTGGACGTCGTCTTCGACTCCGTCGGCGGGGCCGTCGCACGGGCGGCCCTCGACCTGCTCGCGCCCGGCGGTCGCCGGCTCGTCTTCGGCTGGTCGGGCGGCGAGCTCACCCTCACCGACGCCGAGCACGCCGCCCTCACGGCCCGCAGCGTCACCAGCGAGGTCGTCCTCGGCCCGGCGATGATGCGACGCGTCGGCGACCCGGACCCGATTCGCGCCCTGGAGACCCGGGCCCTCGCGGAGGCCGCGGCCGGCCGACTGCGGCCGTCGATCCAGCGCTATCCCCTGTCCCGGGCGGCCGCCGCCCACGACGCCCTCGTGTCGCGCGACACCACGGGCAAGGTCGTCCTCGTCCCCTGA
- a CDS encoding pentapeptide repeat-containing protein, producing the protein MVRNERARTVKAARRPEVRLPELAAWPGGELEPDGDYDGLEFADLDLVGQEGIGARFMDCALRRCALDETGLTKARFLDSVLEGVRGVGTDLSGASLRDVELVEARLGGIQLHGAVLERVVVRGGKIDYLNLRGARLKDVVFEGCVLVEPDFGGAVLECVEFRECTLRGADFSGARMTDVDLREATELGIARGVDALSGAVISPSQLFDLAPALAAQLGLRVVP; encoded by the coding sequence ATGGTGCGAAACGAGCGGGCTCGGACGGTGAAGGCGGCGCGACGGCCGGAGGTGCGGCTGCCGGAGCTCGCGGCGTGGCCGGGCGGCGAACTGGAGCCGGACGGGGACTACGACGGGCTCGAGTTCGCGGACCTCGACCTGGTCGGGCAGGAGGGGATCGGGGCGCGGTTCATGGACTGCGCGCTGCGGCGGTGCGCACTGGACGAGACGGGGCTGACGAAGGCCCGTTTCCTGGACTCGGTACTGGAGGGGGTGAGGGGGGTGGGAACGGACCTGTCGGGGGCCTCGCTGCGGGACGTGGAACTGGTGGAGGCCCGCCTGGGCGGGATCCAACTGCACGGCGCCGTACTGGAACGGGTCGTCGTACGGGGCGGCAAGATCGACTACCTGAACCTGCGCGGCGCCCGCCTCAAGGACGTGGTGTTCGAGGGGTGCGTGCTGGTCGAACCGGACTTCGGGGGCGCGGTGCTGGAGTGCGTGGAGTTCCGGGAGTGCACCCTGCGCGGGGCGGACTTCAGCGGGGCGCGGATGACGGACGTGGACCTGCGGGAAGCGACCGAGCTGGGCATCGCACGCGGTGTGGACGCGCTGTCGGGGGCGGTGATCAGCCCGTCGCAGCTGTTCGACCTGGCTCCGGCACTGGCGGCTCAGCTCGGGCTGCGGGTGGTGCCGTAG